The following proteins are co-located in the Fusobacteria bacterium ZRK30 genome:
- a CDS encoding GNAT family N-acetyltransferase gives MLKLERMSESDFNMVKGKMIADYAKDKVKVGHWSDRDALELSKEALDKILSEGIATPNHYLLNAYEDEVKVGFVWMNEFNNEMFVNNTCIFEEFQEKEYELQFIELIEEKANELDIKKINVHSYGYNEKNIAVYKKMGYDITDIYLNKGI, from the coding sequence ATGTTAAAATTAGAGAGAATGTCAGAATCGGACTTTAATATGGTAAAGGGAAAGATGATTGCTGATTACGCTAAAGACAAAGTAAAGGTTGGACACTGGTCGGATAGAGATGCTTTAGAGTTATCTAAGGAAGCGTTGGATAAGATTTTAAGTGAGGGAATAGCTACTCCTAACCACTATTTGTTAAATGCCTATGAAGATGAAGTTAAGGTAGGATTTGTTTGGATGAATGAATTTAACAATGAGATGTTTGTAAATAACACTTGTATCTTTGAAGAGTTTCAGGAAAAAGAATATGAGTTGCAGTTCATTGAGTTAATTGAAGAAAAGGCCAATGAGTTGGATATAAAAAAAATAAATGTCCATTCATATGGATATAATGAAAAAAATATAGCAGTATACAAGAAAATGGGATATGATATAACTGATATATATTTAAACAAAGGAATATAA